The Sylvia atricapilla isolate bSylAtr1 chromosome 3, bSylAtr1.pri, whole genome shotgun sequence genome has a window encoding:
- the LOC136358865 gene encoding desmoplakin-like, whose amino-acid sequence MAQKNSTADENKKLMGKVKTLEEMLENMKRQKLQVEQELPKVREAAEKERKKQQKDMEEICLQKTKAEQEAKQCRIDLESIEREKADAEQELECVRQFIFQAETQRSILEENLRAFQNQIEESTFTRRNLEELLRRKDTNLHDLEKQKKSLMQELKKKTDGEEKLMKLIKQMKQDLDFQGNLSEIKLQERERTECRRKVVEGTYSVTRETSLPTFTAGQGSQCRIDSEITSFQKKLEAKKVEELKQKIDELTLANKKADKTIKDLKYELNEIELQKSSTEEKSRLLKEKLDKVNTELKCLKIKLEEKDQVEQGYLQQLKELDRQLQRTTGKAEEVMQENMDLKKLKMNYQEDLKSVQQEKTQLKREIEELTRSQTKTEITIKHLNSQISSLQKEKLAAEHRTQSCKGEANNLQDQYRKIKEELLQKTKVEKENQHEIQMLKNELTRSNQVSEALKQQIEDLNKWNTETKLMMKQIQSESEKMALEKENIQRKNDALKALADGFKEQLRTTNEQLHKQTIIEQEFICKIKSLEVDLAKTKDLASDYKQKCDKQNASTLSIDREVKNLNAQMNALTVEKRMSEQKIALQQAHIQELSSKLKKLQDELHQKTLDEQMARKKMILFQEESIKFKHSAEEFRKKVEKLLESHSITEKDISGIKLECVALQQEKHMAEENIMLYKRQMEDLQERLKKCHEQLQQGKQAEMDYHQKCRKLEEELEAQKRVVESLKQKMDLQVRESEHRFLSFQNEVQQNNKLQDSGFRLSCERRGNDFNYLSETAAKVEQLPPHTKPSSPLLRKKQERSGFKSDQIEENTLYMSADDTVPREVQFQMSSINQSEDSSSQSFTEFVSQMSTQFQITFDKTSQISGTSERDTLINRNLHNSRQTIRHGEDTKHELGVVKLHPLEIVKNKHYDMHVEVTTLNQENNKTYGNEERMFQGYKTSEGFRKEDCAKMSSFLGEEVLRTVDDATELEYFTEEYDAIKFQGLRRDVTARQLTEVKLLDKLTVEQLISGQKTIDEVQKSLEKFLTKPTAIAGLYLESSKEILSFALAAKRKIIGKALALAFLEAQAATGFIIDPTTGQKFSVDDSVVGGLADSEFKSRLFEAEKAVLGYCCSGKVLSVFQAVEAQLLERQKGKNILEAQIACGGVIDPVRSVRVPPEAAVQLGLLNNTILKFLHEPSSNAKCFHNPNSRKAMYYCELLKMCLFSVSSKCFLLPVGERKISSPSAEKSHKTSVINVDTGTEMTSYEAYQKNFIDKATYLELSKQEFDWKESTCFDSDGNSFLLLTDLKTGVQFNIEETLNQGRIDRALVNKYKEGLITINEFGDILVSSSQPNKDLNSPIAGFWLSETNERIPVLKASRKNLVDRVTALRCLEAQVSTGGVIDPFTGKKYSVSEALQRELIDDGCAKQIQQCELIFTGIIHPVRNTVMSAVEAVHLSAIDKEMGMRCLEYQYLTGGLIDPKSHSRLTMEDAIKNGIVDAITATKMKDEKLHMKVLTCPKSKKKITYKEALDRAVFDCHTGLRLLEAAQPMKTGISSLYYNS is encoded by the exons ATGGCACAGAAAAATAGCACAGCTGATGAGAATAAAAAACTCATGGGAAAGGTAAAAACACTTGAGGAGATGTTGGAGAATATGAAGAGACAAAAACTCCAAGTGGAACAGGAGCTCCCTAAAGtgagagaagctgcagaaaaagagcgtaagaagcagcaaaaggacATGGAGGAGATCTGTCTTCAGAAGACCAAGGCTGAGCAAGAGGCAAAGCAGTGTCGTATAGATCTAGAAAGCattgagagagagaaagcagatgcagagcaggagctggagtgtGTAAGGCAGTTCATTTTTCAGGCAGAGACTCAAAGAAGTATTCTGGAAGAAAACCTCCGtgcttttcaaaatcaaatagAAGAAAGCACCTTCACCAGAAGAAACCTTGAAGAGCTTCTAAGAAGAAAAGATACTAATCTTCATGatttagagaaacaaaaaaaatccttgatgcaggaactgaagaaaaaaacagatggaGAAGAGAAACTTATGAAGCTCATCAAGCAAATGAAACAAGATCTTGACTTTCAAGGGAACCTTTCAGAAATAAAGCTtcaagaaagagagagaactgaATGCAGAAGGAAGGTTGTTGAAGGCACATACTCTGTAACTAGAGAAACTTCCCTGCCAACTTTCACAGCTGGGCAAGGCAGCCAGTGTAGGATTGATTCTGAAATTACGAGTTTCCAGAAAAAACTAGAAGCCAAAAAAGTAGAAGAGCTTAAACAAAAGATAGATGAGTTGACCCTTGCTAACAAAAAAGCTGATAAAACTATTAAAGACTTGAAGTATGAACTGAATGAAATTGAACTTCAAAAATCATCAACAGAAGAAAAGTCTcgtttattaaaagaaaaactagaTAAAGTCAACACTGAACTTAAATGCCTAAAAATTAAGTTGGAGGAAAAAGACCAGGTAGAGCAGGGATATTTGCAACAGTTGAAAGAACTGGACAGACAGCTACAAAGAACCACAGGTAAAGCCGAAGAAGTGATGCAAGAAAATATGGATCTTAAAAAACTTAAGATGAACTATCAGGAGGACCTGAAATCTgttcagcaagaaaaaacacagctaaaaagagaaatagaagaATTAACTAGATCACAGACAAAAACTGAAATCACTATCAAACATTTAAATTCACAAATCAGTTCCCTTCAAAAGGAGAAGCTGGCAGCTGAACACAGAACACAGTCATGCAAAGGAGAAGCAAATAATCTTCAAGACCAATATAGGAAAATTAAAGAAGAGTTGcttcaaaaaacaaaagtagagaaagaaaaccagcatGAAATTCAGATGCTGAAGAATGAATTAACCAGAAGCAATCAGGTGTCAGAAGCATTGAAACAACAGATAGAGGACCTTAATAAATGGAACACTGAAACAAAACTAATGATGAAGCAAATTCAATCTGAATCAGAGAAGATggctttggaaaaagaaaatattcagaggaaaaatgatGCATTGAAAGCCCTAGCAGATGGTTTCAAAGAACAGTTGCGTACAACAAATGAACAATTGCACAAGCAAACAATAATTGAGCAAGAATTTATATGTAAAATCAAAAGCCTGGAAGTTGATCTTGCAAAAACAAAAGACTTAGCTAGTGACTATAAACAAAAATGTGATAAACAAAATGCTTCCACCCTTAGCATTGATCGGGAggttaaaaatttaaatgctcAGATGAATGCTCTAACTGTGGAAAAGAGAATGAGTGAGCAGAAGATAGCACTACAACAAGCTCATATACAAGAACTAagtagcaaattaaaaaaattgcaggatGAGCTCCATCAGAAAACTCTGGATGAACAGATGGCACGCAAGAAGATGattctgtttcaggaagaatCCATTAAATTTAAACACTCTGCAGAggaatttaggaaaaaagttgaaaaattaCTGGAATCCCATAGCATCACAGAAAAGGACATATCTGGTATAAAACTAGAATGTGTTGCTCTTCAGCAAGAAAAGCATATGGCTGAGGAAAACATTATGTTGTACAAGAGGCAAATGGAAGATCTGCAAGAAAGGCTTAAAAAATGTCACGAACAACTACAGCAAGGGAAGCAGGCTGAAATGGACTATCACCAGAAGTGCAGGAAACTCGAGGAAGAATTGGAAGCACAGAAGCGTGTGGTTGAGAGCTTGAAACAGAAGATGGATCTGCAGGTCAGGGAGAGTGAACAcaggtttctttcctttcagaatgAAGTTCAGCAAAATAATAAGCTCCAAGATTCTGGATTTAGATTGAGCTGTGAGAGAAGAGGGAATGATTTCAATTACCTGAGTGAGACTGCAGCCAAAGTTGAACAGCTTCCTCCACATACAAAACCAAGCTCACCTTTATTaaggaagaaacaggaaagatcAGGTTTTAAATCTGatcaaatagaagaaaatacattgtaCATGAGTGCTGATGATACAGTACCAAGAGAGGTGCAGTTTCAGATGTCAAGCATAAACCAATCAGAAGATTCAAGTTCCCAGTCTTTTACAGAGTTTGTTTCGCAGATGAGCACACAGTTCCAGATAACTTTTGATAAAACAAGCCAAATCTCTGGAACATCTGAAAGGGACACACTGATAAACAGGAACCTACACAATTCCAGACAAACCATTAGACATGGAGAAGACACAAAACATGAATTAGGAGTGGTAAAACTGCATCCCTTGGAG ATAGTGAAGAACAAGCACTATGACATGCATGTTGAAGTCACAACATTAAACCAAGAAAATAACAAGACTTATGGTAATGAAGAGAGAATGTTTCAGGGATACAAAACTTCCGAAGGGTTTAGGAAAGAAGACTGTGCAAAGATGAGCTCTTTCTTAGGAGAAGAGGTTTTGAGAACTGTTGATGATGCTACTGAGCTGGAATATTTTACAGAGGAATATGATGCTATTAAGTTTCAAGGTCTCCGACGCGATGTAACTGCCAGGCAGTTGACTGAAGTTAAACTTCTAGACAAGCTCACTGTTGAGCAGCTCATTTCAGGGCAGAAGACTATTGATGAAGTTCAGAAAAGTCTTGAAAAATTTTTAACTAAACCTACAGCTATAGCTGGACTGTACCTTGAATCCAGCAAAGAGATACTCTCTTTTGCTTtagcagcaaagagaaaaatcatagGAAAAGCACTAGCCTTAGCATTTTTAGAGGCCCAAGCAGCTACTGGTTTCATTATTGATCCCACAACAGGTCAGAAATTCTCTGTTGATGATTCAGTTGTTGGAGGGCTTGCTGATAGTGAGTTCAAGAGTAGACTGTTTGAGGCAGAGAAAGCTGTTTTGGGTTATTGCTGTTCTGGGAAAGTGCTGTCTGTATTTCAGGCTGTGGAAGCTCAACttttagaaagacaaaaaggtaaaaatatcCTTGAGGCTCAAATTGCATGTGGGGGTGTTATTGATCCCGTAAGAAGTGTTCGTGTACCTCCAGAAGCCGCAGTGCAGCTTGGCTTACTTAataacacaattttaaaatttttgcatgAACCTTCAAGTAATGCAAAATGTTTCCACAATCCAAATAGCAGGAAAGCTATGTACTACTGTGAGTtgctgaaaatgtgtttgttcaGTGTAAGCAGTAAATGCTTTCTGCTTCCAGTTggtgaaaggaaaataagcagCCCATCAGCAGAGAAAAGTCATAAAACTTCTGTAATAAATGTTGACACCGGAACTGAAATGACTTCGTATGAGGCTTATCAAAAAAATTTTATTGATAAAGCTACATATCTTGAGCTTTCAAAGCAGGAATTTGATTGGAAGGAGTCTACATGTTTTGATTCTGAtggaaattcttttcttttgcttacaGATCTTAAAACAGGTGTACAGTTTAATATTGAGGAGACCTTAAATCAGGGTAGAATTGACAGAGCATTAGTCAACAAATATAAGGAGGGACTCATCACAATTAATGAGTTTGGTGATATTTTAGTTAGCAGTTCACAGCCAAATAAAGATTTAAACAGTCCTATTGCGGGGTTCTGGCTTTCTGAAACCAATGAAAGAATTCCGGTCTTGAAAGCCTCACGCAAAAATTTGGTAGACAGAGTTACTGCCCTCCGATGTCTTGAAGCTCAGGTTAGTACAGGAGGTGTAATTGATCCATTTACCGGGAAAAAGTACAGTGTTTCAGAAGCTTTGCAAAGAGAGTTAATTGATGATGGTTGTGCCAAGCAAATCCAGCAGTGTGAGCTGATCTTTACTGGGATCATTCATCCTGTAAGGAACACTGTTATGTCAGCTGTTGAAGCTGTGCATTTAAGTGCCATAGACAAAGAAATGGGCATGCGCTGCCTGGAGTATCAGTACTTGACCGGTGGCTTGATAGATCCAAAATCTCATTCCAGATTAACAATGGAAGATGCAATTAAGAATGGTATTGTTGATGCTATCACAGCTACAAAGATGAAGGATGAAAAATTGCACATGAAAGTTTTAACATGCCCCAAATCTAAGAAGAAGATAACCTACAAAGAAGCATTAGATAGAGCTGTTTTTGATTGTCACACTGGCCTGCGGCTGTTAGAAGCAGCTCAGCCCATGAAAACAGGAATTTCCAGTCTTTACTATAATTCGTAG